From the Palaemon carinicauda isolate YSFRI2023 chromosome 42, ASM3689809v2, whole genome shotgun sequence genome, one window contains:
- the LOC137632831 gene encoding adhesion G protein-coupled receptor L2-like encodes MERVEKEMENGTTAAKILAIAADELSKDELLPRAVLHAGKLLNNLIIIHEDNLSKAKNQDEGQKLARKFLEAAAEVAENTMKNSSVWKDLQENELASTLTNIQKSLDDATNMYADYLHYETKNIPHENIAIIASSQPTIHFNNPEKRIFKSPYDDHTRITLPRKFYKGYRNQNSTIKAIFMAYKNLGCTRNTIPCSPPETTLQDLSAKSQINSAIIGAMVGNASTWYASAGEYVKVHLEHNYKGDNYELGEGTCVWWNVSSNNWDSQGCTRNVTNADYTVCHCNHLTNFAVIMDIKGILQKNSEWYKHLQLITIIGSIMSIFSLSLYIMFFAGFRQTPQGKREKCTFSRLNLCICLLLTKSVLLGGLDRTSNVILCTVVAISLHYLFLATFTWSAIEAFQLYKNFITVFKKDGSRKKTFLAMGYLGPMIVVAMTFTFTKPLESDINGTPTV; translated from the exons ATGGAAAgagtagaaaaagaaatggaaaacggAACTACAGCAGCTAAAATTTTGGCAATAGCAGCTGATGAGCTTTCCAAAGACGAACTTCTTCCTCGAGCAGTCTTACATGCAGGGAAGTTATTGAACAACCTCATTATCATACACGAAGACAACCTTAGCAAGGCCAAGAACCAGGATGAAGGACAAAAGCTTGCCAGG AAATTCCTGGAAGCTGCAGCAGAAGTCGCTGAAAACACCATGAAGAACTCAAGTGTATGGAAAGATTTACAGGAGAATGAACTAGCTTCAACATTAACGAATATTCAAAAAAGTTTGGATGATGCAACTAATATGTATGCAGACTACCTCCACTATGAAACGAAAAATATCCCTCACGAAAATATAG CAATAATTGCATCTAGTCAACCAACAATTCATTTCAACAACCCAGAAAAAAGGATATTTAAGAGCCCATATGATGATCATACAAGGATTACGCTCCCCAGGAAATTTTACAAAGGCTATAGGAATCAAAACAGTACAATAAAGGCCATATTTATGGCTTATAAAAACTTAGGCTGCACCCGTAACACCATTCCATG TTCTCCCCCTGAAACAACACTTCAAGATTTGAGTGCTAAATCTCAAATAAATAGTGCTATTATTGGGGCCATGGTCGGTAATGCTTCAACCTGGTATGCCT CTGCTGGTGAATACGTGAAAGTTCACCTTGAACATAATTACAAAGGTGACAATTACGAGCTAGGTGAAGGAACATGCGTCTGGTGGAATGTATCTTCAAATAACTGGGACAGCCAAGGTTGCACCCGTAATGTTACAAACGCCGATTACACCGTTTGTCACTGTAACCACCTCACTAATTTTGCAGTTATCATGGATATCAAAGGAATACTTCAGAAAAACTCA GAATGGTATAAACACCTACAGCTGATAACAATCATTGGCTCCATTATGTCCATCTTCAGCTTATCCTTATACATTATGTTCTTTGCTGGATTCAGACAAACAccacaaggaaagagagagaaatgcaCCTTTTCTCGCCTGAATTTATGCATCTGTCTTCTGCTAACAAAATCCGTTTTGTTAGGGGGTCTGGATAGAACAAGCAATGTTATATTATGTACTGTGGTTGCCATTAGCCTCCACTACCTGTTCCTGGCTACATTCACCTGGAGTGCAATAGAGGCCTTCCAACTATACAAGAACTTCATTACg GTCTTCAAGAAAGATGGATCAAGAAAGAAGACATTTTTGGCCATGGGATACCTTGGACCTATGATTGTCGTAGCTATGACATTTACCTTCACAAAACCCTTAGAAAGTGACATTAATGGAACACCTACGGTGTGA